In a genomic window of Feifania hominis:
- a CDS encoding uridine kinase family protein — protein sequence MTGPLLPVLRAHAKSHPEMRVQDAVKLVYQNEFGGGHLITDERASLERLQAEMAATPLRSGAALTEPVGGGRVRLNLAAAGCREISPGLLNRIFVLSSAGSAGRHERFVKKLRTLRRCAEEGVFAFTSHELDVYLRSYEAAGFPPVHHSDAYRAACSPAYRVIDERFVRLLPVIAAAARLPAGSVLAIDGCAASGKTTAAQLLGELFCCPVIHMDDFFLPAALRTPQRLGEPGGNIHYERFASEVLPGLRMGQALSYRVFDCSRGCCSSSREILPAALHIVEGAYSLHPRFGDYCALRVFCHIAPEKQKKRILARSGPELLKAFTGRWIPMENRYFEHYGIRESCDFVLC from the coding sequence ATGACCGGTCCTCTGCTCCCCGTACTCAGAGCCCATGCGAAAAGCCACCCCGAGATGCGTGTGCAGGATGCGGTCAAGCTGGTCTATCAGAATGAGTTTGGCGGCGGCCACCTCATCACGGACGAGCGCGCGAGCCTTGAGCGGCTGCAAGCCGAAATGGCCGCCACGCCGCTGCGCTCCGGCGCGGCGCTCACCGAACCGGTCGGAGGCGGCCGGGTTCGCCTGAATCTCGCAGCGGCCGGCTGCCGCGAGATTTCGCCCGGTCTTCTCAACCGCATCTTCGTTCTGTCGTCCGCCGGCAGTGCGGGACGGCACGAGCGCTTTGTGAAAAAGCTGCGCACTCTGCGCCGCTGTGCAGAGGAGGGAGTCTTTGCTTTCACTTCGCATGAGCTCGACGTCTATCTGCGCTCCTATGAAGCCGCGGGGTTTCCCCCGGTGCATCACAGCGACGCGTACCGCGCGGCCTGCTCGCCTGCCTACCGGGTGATTGACGAGCGCTTTGTGCGGCTGCTGCCCGTGATTGCAGCAGCCGCGCGTCTACCCGCCGGAAGTGTTCTTGCCATCGACGGCTGTGCGGCCTCCGGAAAAACCACGGCGGCGCAGCTTCTCGGCGAGCTCTTCTGCTGTCCGGTCATCCACATGGACGACTTCTTTCTCCCTGCTGCACTGCGGACGCCGCAGCGCCTCGGCGAGCCGGGCGGCAACATCCACTACGAGCGCTTTGCCAGCGAGGTTCTGCCCGGCCTGCGTATGGGACAGGCCCTCTCATACCGCGTGTTCGACTGTTCGCGCGGCTGCTGCTCATCAAGCCGGGAGATTCTCCCCGCCGCTCTTCACATCGTCGAGGGAGCCTACAGTCTCCACCCGCGCTTTGGCGACTACTGCGCTCTGCGAGTCTTCTGCCACATTGCGCCTGAGAAGCAGAAAAAGCGCATTCTCGCGCGAAGTGGTCCCGAATTGCTGAAAGCATTCACCGGGCGCTGGATTCCGATGGAAAACCGCTATTTTGAGCACTACGGCATCCGAGAGAGCTGTGATTTTGTTTTGTGCTAG
- the ilvA gene encoding threonine ammonia-lyase encodes MLTLDKVYHAAFVLKNTVRRTDLIYSPVLSDGYELYLKTENLQLTGSFKLRGSAYKISQLTSEEKSRGVIACSAGNHAQGVALAAQREGIRATICLPDGAPISKVEATKSYGADVVLVPGVYDDAYNRALELQQEQGSVFIHPFNDEDVIAGQGTIGLELLDQLPDLDAVIVPIGGGGLISGIAFTVKALNPNCKVYGVQAAGAPSMVESLREHKPIELSDVATIADGIAVKHPGDLTYELVNQYVDEVVTVTDDEISSAILALMETQKMVTEGAGAVSVAAAMFHKVDIRGKKVACVLSGGNIDVTILSRVITRGLLKAGRVANMTIALADKPGQLTQVSGIISRLGGNVVSVHHDRGEENTAVTSCVLHLSLETRDHAHVDEIRDALKTAGFHIVAG; translated from the coding sequence ATGCTGACACTTGACAAAGTTTACCACGCCGCCTTTGTTCTCAAAAACACGGTGCGCAGAACCGACCTGATCTACTCGCCCGTCCTCTCCGACGGGTACGAGCTGTATCTGAAGACCGAGAATTTGCAGCTGACAGGCTCCTTTAAGCTGCGCGGCTCGGCCTACAAAATCTCCCAGCTCACCTCGGAGGAGAAGAGCCGCGGCGTCATCGCCTGCTCCGCGGGCAATCACGCGCAGGGCGTCGCCCTTGCCGCGCAGCGCGAGGGAATCCGCGCGACCATCTGTCTGCCCGACGGCGCGCCCATCTCAAAGGTTGAGGCCACCAAGAGCTACGGCGCGGATGTGGTTCTGGTTCCCGGCGTCTACGATGACGCCTACAACCGCGCGCTCGAGCTCCAGCAGGAGCAGGGCAGCGTGTTCATCCACCCCTTCAACGACGAGGACGTCATCGCCGGTCAGGGGACCATCGGCCTGGAGCTTCTCGACCAGCTGCCTGATCTTGATGCGGTGATCGTGCCAATCGGCGGCGGCGGGCTGATCTCGGGCATCGCTTTCACCGTCAAGGCCCTCAACCCCAACTGCAAGGTCTACGGCGTACAGGCGGCAGGCGCACCCTCCATGGTTGAAAGTCTCCGGGAGCACAAGCCGATCGAGCTTTCGGACGTCGCCACCATCGCCGACGGCATCGCCGTCAAACACCCGGGCGATCTGACCTACGAGCTGGTAAACCAATATGTGGATGAGGTGGTAACTGTCACCGACGATGAGATCAGCTCGGCCATTCTCGCGCTGATGGAGACCCAGAAGATGGTCACCGAGGGGGCGGGCGCCGTCTCGGTCGCGGCGGCGATGTTCCACAAGGTCGACATCCGCGGCAAAAAAGTCGCCTGTGTACTCTCAGGCGGAAACATCGATGTGACCATCCTCTCGCGCGTGATCACGCGCGGCCTGCTCAAGGCCGGCCGGGTCGCAAATATGACCATTGCGCTCGCCGACAAGCCGGGCCAGCTCACCCAAGTCAGCGGGATTATTTCGCGCCTCGGCGGCAATGTCGTGTCGGTGCACCACGATCGCGGCGAAGAGAACACCGCCGTGACGAGCTGTGTGCTGCACCTGTCGCTGGAGACGCGCGACCACGCCCACGTCGATGAGATTCGCGACGCGCTCAAGACGGCGGGCTTTCACATTGTCGCCGGATGA
- the aroF gene encoding 3-deoxy-7-phosphoheptulonate synthase, which translates to MIVILKQNPDRSMVSALIEVFRAQGLSVNLSEGSHTTILGLIGDTSVVDIDAIRANPLVADVRRVSEPYKAANRRFHPADTIVGGPGAEIGQGHFTVIAGPCSVESEQQMVTVANAVKKSGARYLRGGAFKPRTSPYAFQGLHEEGIRLLLEAKRASGLPIVTEIMSETHLDLFADVDVIQVGARNMQNFQLLKELGHSRKPILLKRGLSSTIEELLMSAEYILAGGNPNVILCERGIRTFETATRNTLDVSAVAVLKRQTHLPVIVDPSHSGGVAWLVEPLARAAVAAGADGLIIEVHPSPKTALCDGAQSLDCDQFDELMNGPRGLRARAAFEDKSL; encoded by the coding sequence ATGATCGTCATTTTAAAGCAGAATCCGGATCGCAGCATGGTCAGCGCGCTCATTGAGGTCTTTCGCGCTCAGGGGCTCTCAGTCAATCTGAGTGAGGGTTCCCACACAACCATTCTGGGGCTCATTGGCGACACCTCCGTGGTGGACATTGACGCAATTCGGGCAAACCCGCTTGTTGCCGACGTGCGCCGTGTGTCAGAGCCCTACAAGGCCGCAAACCGCCGCTTTCACCCGGCTGACACCATTGTCGGCGGACCCGGCGCGGAAATCGGCCAGGGCCATTTCACCGTCATTGCGGGGCCCTGCTCAGTCGAGAGTGAGCAGCAGATGGTCACCGTCGCGAACGCCGTCAAAAAGAGCGGCGCGCGCTACCTGCGCGGCGGCGCATTCAAGCCCCGCACCTCCCCCTACGCCTTTCAGGGGCTGCACGAGGAGGGCATCCGCCTGCTGCTTGAGGCAAAGCGGGCCTCGGGTCTGCCCATCGTCACCGAGATCATGAGCGAGACCCATCTCGATCTCTTTGCCGACGTCGACGTCATTCAGGTCGGCGCGCGCAACATGCAGAACTTTCAGCTGCTCAAGGAGCTCGGCCACAGCCGCAAACCCATTTTGCTCAAGCGCGGGCTCTCGAGCACCATCGAGGAGCTTCTCATGAGTGCGGAGTACATCCTTGCAGGCGGAAACCCCAACGTGATCCTCTGCGAGCGCGGTATTCGCACCTTTGAGACGGCGACGCGCAACACCCTCGACGTCTCGGCCGTTGCGGTGCTCAAGCGTCAGACCCATCTGCCGGTCATCGTCGATCCGAGCCACTCGGGCGGTGTCGCATGGCTGGTGGAACCGCTTGCGCGCGCCGCTGTCGCAGCGGGCGCCGATGGACTCATCATCGAAGTGCATCCCTCTCCCAAGACGGCGCTCTGCGACGGCGCACAGTCGCTCGACTGCGACCAGTTTGATGAGCTGATGAACGGGCCGCGCGGGCTTCGGGCACGCGCCGCATTTGAGGATAAGAGCCTCTAA
- a CDS encoding peptidoglycan recognition protein family protein, translating into MPPALQKRPPLSPARRRQRLRRRRRRQIARLLLVCAVALALLAGLVFAIRAVFFRPASTPAPTPAPTEYDEPPLAAVTPPDYVTQDILPQNPYSRPGRKLEAINAVVVHYTGNPGTTAKQNRSYFGNLATTHETYASSHFVIGLEGEIIQCVPLDEVAFCSNDRNDDTISIEVCHEDESGAFNEQTYEALVKLTAWLCDTFSLDSETGVIRHYDVTGKECPRYFVQNEDAWQSFLYEVGESVAVSGTN; encoded by the coding sequence ATGCCCCCCGCCCTACAAAAACGGCCGCCGCTCTCCCCCGCCCGGCGCAGGCAGCGTCTTCGCCGGCGACGGCGGCGGCAGATCGCAAGACTTCTACTGGTGTGCGCCGTGGCGCTCGCGCTTCTCGCGGGACTTGTCTTCGCCATACGCGCCGTCTTCTTTCGGCCCGCATCGACGCCCGCGCCAACGCCCGCACCGACGGAATATGACGAGCCGCCTCTTGCAGCCGTCACGCCGCCCGACTATGTCACACAGGATATTCTGCCGCAAAACCCCTATTCCCGCCCGGGCAGAAAGCTCGAGGCGATCAACGCAGTGGTCGTTCATTACACCGGGAACCCCGGCACGACTGCAAAGCAGAACCGCAGCTACTTCGGCAATCTCGCCACCACTCATGAGACCTATGCCAGCAGTCACTTCGTCATCGGTCTCGAGGGGGAGATCATTCAGTGCGTGCCGCTCGATGAAGTCGCATTCTGCTCCAACGACCGAAACGATGACACCATCTCCATTGAAGTCTGTCACGAGGACGAGAGCGGCGCATTCAACGAGCAGACGTATGAGGCGCTTGTCAAGCTCACCGCCTGGCTCTGCGACACGTTCTCGCTCGACAGTGAGACCGGCGTCATCCGCCACTACGATGTCACCGGCAAGGAGTGCCCGCGCTACTTTGTCCAAAACGAGGACGCCTGGCAGAGCTTTCTCTATGAGGTGGGAGAGAGTGTTGCGGTCTCCGGCACCAACTGA
- a CDS encoding class I SAM-dependent methyltransferase, whose protein sequence is MKENKYDDSVFFEKYSQMTRSQKGLEGAGEWKTLEPMLPDFTGRRVLDLGCGFGWHCEYAARHGAASVVGVDLSERMLARARSEHSAPVIRYECMSIEDVDFAPGSFDVVLSSLAFHYVADFDAVAEKIHRFLTPGGDFVFSCEHPVFTAYGTQDWYYAPDGSILHFPVDRYFIEGRREAVFLGERVVKYHRTLTSYVQALLQNGFAVTDLKEPQPLQEMLDLPGMVDELRRPMMLIVAAKKQM, encoded by the coding sequence ATGAAAGAAAACAAGTACGACGACAGCGTCTTTTTTGAAAAATACAGCCAGATGACCCGCTCCCAAAAGGGGCTTGAGGGCGCCGGCGAGTGGAAGACCCTCGAGCCCATGCTGCCCGATTTTACAGGCAGACGTGTGCTTGACCTCGGGTGCGGCTTTGGCTGGCACTGCGAATATGCCGCCCGCCACGGCGCCGCAAGCGTCGTCGGGGTCGATCTCTCCGAGCGGATGCTCGCGCGCGCCCGCAGCGAGCACAGCGCTCCCGTCATCCGCTATGAGTGCATGTCCATCGAGGATGTGGATTTCGCCCCCGGCAGCTTTGACGTGGTGCTCAGCTCCCTTGCTTTTCACTATGTGGCCGACTTTGATGCGGTGGCAGAGAAAATCCACCGTTTTCTCACCCCGGGCGGTGACTTTGTCTTCTCCTGTGAGCACCCGGTTTTCACCGCCTATGGCACGCAGGACTGGTACTACGCCCCAGACGGCAGCATTCTCCACTTCCCTGTTGACCGCTATTTCATCGAGGGCAGGCGCGAAGCGGTGTTTCTCGGCGAGAGGGTCGTCAAATACCACCGTACACTGACAAGCTATGTACAGGCGTTGCTTCAAAACGGCTTTGCTGTCACCGATCTGAAAGAGCCCCAGCCGCTGCAGGAGATGCTCGATCTGCCGGGCATGGTCGACGAGCTGCGCCGTCCCATGATGCTCATCGTCGCGGCAAAAAAACAAATGTAA
- a CDS encoding MATE family efflux transporter, with translation MDLLQGKIKTIYFRYLGAAFGSALIGSIYSIVDMAMVGQYQGPSGTAALAVVAPVWNIIYSLGLLTGIGGGVLFSAARGRGETRREREYFTASLLLTTLLAAVSWVAVALFDTQMLTLFGAERTLLPLAREYLLPIKFAVPLFLFNQMLAAFLRNDNNPGLATAAVLSGGIFNIFGDYVFVFVFDMGIMGAGLATAIGALITCIVLITHFFTRKNTLRLVRPAKTVGKFGQIAVTGLSTFFVDVAMGILTMLFNRQIIRYLGTDALSVYGVLVNISTIVQCCAYSVGQAAQPILSVNYGAGQSRRVSETLRYSLYSVAFFGLAWTALVSAVPNGLIRIFMEPTPQIRQIAPAILRAYGLSFLLLPLNIFSTYYFQSLMRPSISFCLSIARGLALSGALILLLPALAGPDALWLAMPVTEAVVAAAVVLLICRQQKRLEKL, from the coding sequence GTGGATTTGCTGCAGGGAAAAATCAAGACCATCTATTTTCGCTATTTGGGCGCGGCGTTTGGCAGTGCGCTGATCGGTTCGATCTACAGCATCGTGGATATGGCGATGGTCGGCCAGTATCAGGGACCGTCCGGCACGGCGGCTCTCGCGGTGGTCGCGCCGGTCTGGAACATCATCTACAGTCTCGGCCTGCTCACCGGCATTGGCGGGGGTGTGCTTTTCAGCGCCGCGCGCGGACGGGGTGAGACGAGGCGGGAGCGGGAGTACTTTACCGCATCGCTGCTTTTGACGACGCTGCTCGCCGCGGTCAGCTGGGTCGCCGTTGCCCTGTTTGACACACAGATGCTCACGCTCTTCGGCGCGGAGCGCACACTGCTGCCGCTTGCCAGAGAGTATCTTCTGCCCATCAAGTTTGCCGTGCCGCTGTTTTTGTTCAACCAGATGCTCGCGGCCTTTCTGCGAAACGACAACAACCCGGGACTCGCGACTGCGGCGGTGCTCTCCGGCGGCATCTTCAACATCTTCGGCGACTATGTGTTCGTCTTTGTGTTCGACATGGGAATCATGGGCGCAGGCCTTGCCACAGCCATCGGTGCGCTGATTACCTGCATCGTACTCATCACGCATTTTTTCACCCGGAAAAACACGCTTCGGCTTGTCCGGCCGGCGAAGACTGTCGGCAAGTTCGGCCAGATTGCTGTGACGGGCCTGTCGACCTTTTTTGTCGATGTCGCAATGGGGATTCTGACCATGCTCTTCAACCGCCAGATCATCCGCTATCTCGGCACCGACGCGCTCTCGGTCTACGGTGTGCTGGTCAACATCAGTACGATTGTCCAGTGCTGCGCCTACAGCGTGGGGCAGGCGGCACAGCCCATTTTATCGGTCAATTACGGCGCGGGACAGAGCCGGCGAGTGAGTGAGACCCTGCGCTACTCGCTGTACTCTGTGGCGTTTTTTGGCCTTGCGTGGACGGCGCTGGTATCCGCCGTTCCGAACGGATTGATTCGCATCTTCATGGAGCCCACACCGCAGATCCGGCAGATCGCACCGGCGATTTTGAGAGCCTATGGACTGTCCTTTCTTCTGCTGCCGCTGAACATTTTCTCCACCTACTACTTTCAGTCTCTGATGAGGCCGAGTATCTCTTTCTGCCTGTCGATCGCCCGCGGCCTCGCCTTGAGCGGAGCGCTGATCCTTCTTCTGCCGGCGCTTGCCGGACCCGATGCTCTGTGGCTCGCCATGCCGGTCACAGAGGCAGTGGTAGCAGCTGCCGTGGTCCTTCTCATCTGCAGACAGCAGAAGAGATTGGAAAAACTGTAA
- a CDS encoding ferritin: MDKKVSALLNEQINKELYSAYLYLDMANYYSAKGLDGFANWYEIQAKEEQDHAMLIYRYLHNNSESVTLEAVAKPDKVFQAPMDPLRASLEHEKYVTSLIDTIYAAAQAAKDYRTVQFLDWFVKEQGEEEKNAADLITKMELFGSDPKGLYMLNGELMGRVYSAPSLTL; the protein is encoded by the coding sequence ATGGACAAGAAAGTATCCGCGCTGCTCAATGAGCAGATCAACAAGGAGCTCTACTCGGCCTATCTGTATCTGGATATGGCAAACTACTATTCGGCCAAGGGCCTTGACGGCTTTGCCAACTGGTATGAGATTCAGGCGAAAGAGGAACAGGATCACGCCATGCTGATTTACCGGTATCTGCACAACAACAGCGAGAGCGTCACACTCGAGGCTGTTGCAAAGCCCGACAAGGTATTTCAGGCCCCGATGGACCCGCTGCGCGCTTCGCTGGAGCACGAGAAGTATGTGACCTCGCTGATTGATACGATCTATGCGGCGGCGCAGGCGGCAAAGGATTACAGAACGGTGCAGTTCCTCGACTGGTTTGTCAAGGAGCAGGGAGAAGAGGAGAAAAACGCGGCCGATCTCATCACCAAGATGGAACTCTTCGGCAGCGATCCCAAGGGTCTTTACATGCTCAACGGTGAGCTGATGGGACGCGTCTATTCCGCGCCGTCTCTGACCCTCTGA
- a CDS encoding immunoglobulin-like domain-containing protein, giving the protein MKKRLLTLILALVFALGLVPAQALAAQGDITVYVSVSLEGEFQLSKNGVDGMVRVPVEVPEGSTAFDALCMAHELHCDAEDGYAGSGGFFSKFWGVTTSNVGYFVNGVMVMDPTATLSAGDDIEGTVYRDYSSDLYTRFDRQTVSVPAGAALGVTLFSNVIVTPDWMGGMMNGERAETPLGGAAILVGDELSCNIPYDEIGETDASGLAVLSFEEPGTYALSAAKTGTSLVPAVCVVTVTEAESDEQKEAAVASDTAALNFDAIRGSNTDSTAVTQALALLKLGASGKTTVTWESSNPAVVKADGTVIRPLYETGDQTVTLTATVTYGTASDTAEIPLTVKAMPSSETVLEELVAALPTSVTPSEWKQDNSAKQDTNLIELVRSKVQAINPSVTVADTCVPGEQTQVAPDGTITYGESRVRNKEVSFTLSLGGVEKTYSPKVTINARKATKEEAFEAAWLSFDVIKGDNADADNVKTDLSLPATDPEGYYTELVWTSSNPSVIAVGDYAVSNAFAAKVTRPGVGEPAAEVTLTARINPGAYWQYGMAPAGPTPEPGYGEKKFTVSVPAVTQQEQQSAQALVDEAVALYSLDAVTVRGTKDPADLMALTYSINDIPYNWNYVDDLPGFREEMRAITVRWSSENPGIGTVTSGADITRTSADQTGDIVLTLEYNGATAERRFPTKVLAFGAAEAAAENGILRRVADSLTFETIRKDNTQRGEVTADLQAMKSAVAGETVEFAAAANYHHVGANIAWSSSAPAVISDTLKVTRPAEDTEVTLTATLTSPRFAACPGVQSVTKQIVVTVLGAGTEQDEASILWANIAAAYAQKDSAFWEASGEWWHAMGMRAWTELSGRSGLSADAQQTLINKTVKAVAEGESSQAKLANLLANAVNAMSALGRDASSLWTVNRTELDALAQLEKIDLDEAKQGYYSTIAPYVLTALRQGGVTSSAMVDAHIDYLLAELENVNWGWGADTPAMILQGLTPFYDRPQVKTAVDALVETLSEKQGDDGSFGNANADAMVIIALAQLGIDPDSDPRFVKQDTSLLDGLVSHKNSAGDGFSNDYATKQAFLALSAAMGVKRSEGPYDVYDCTALEKTPAYANGTGSTTPPDPSGDSDITVYFTLKSDSSTWISRTAVTLKSDAKVYHAFVKVLEEKGFSQTGAQSGYVSSITTAAGETLAQFDRGENSGWLYKVNGTLPSVGLQEQGLKSGDEILFYYTTDWTKDPDAGKFAGGTVVTPDEPQVFSDVNEAHWYYEAAVYVAENKLFGGMEDGSFGADIGMSRAMLVTVLYRLAGEPTPGGASEFRDVPPQSWYAEAAAWAGEAGVVEGLSGLFAGDEAITREQFAVMLYRYAQKLGQAPVQGQPSYPDAAQISSWALEAAAYCESRGLMVGRDGGAFAPSAQMTRAEAATVLMRWHKLQK; this is encoded by the coding sequence ATGAAAAAGAGATTGCTGACGCTCATTCTGGCACTGGTGTTCGCGCTCGGGCTGGTGCCGGCACAGGCACTCGCGGCGCAGGGGGACATCACGGTCTATGTGAGCGTGAGCCTTGAGGGGGAGTTTCAGCTCTCCAAAAACGGCGTGGACGGCATGGTGCGCGTGCCGGTGGAGGTGCCGGAGGGCTCCACCGCCTTTGACGCGCTTTGTATGGCCCATGAGCTACACTGCGACGCAGAGGACGGCTACGCGGGCAGCGGAGGCTTTTTCTCAAAGTTCTGGGGCGTGACGACATCCAATGTCGGATACTTTGTAAACGGTGTCATGGTGATGGATCCCACCGCGACGCTCAGCGCCGGCGACGACATTGAGGGAACGGTCTACCGGGACTATTCGAGCGACCTCTACACTCGCTTTGACCGGCAGACCGTATCGGTGCCGGCCGGTGCGGCGCTCGGTGTGACGCTGTTCTCCAATGTCATCGTGACCCCCGACTGGATGGGCGGCATGATGAATGGAGAGCGCGCCGAGACGCCGCTTGGCGGCGCCGCCATCCTGGTGGGAGACGAGCTCTCCTGCAACATTCCCTATGATGAAATCGGCGAGACCGATGCCTCGGGCCTTGCGGTACTGTCGTTTGAAGAGCCCGGAACCTACGCGCTCTCTGCGGCCAAGACGGGGACAAGTCTGGTTCCGGCGGTCTGCGTTGTCACTGTGACCGAAGCGGAGAGCGACGAGCAAAAAGAGGCTGCTGTCGCGAGCGACACAGCGGCGCTCAATTTCGATGCCATTCGGGGAAGCAACACCGATTCCACTGCCGTGACGCAGGCTCTGGCACTTTTGAAACTCGGCGCCAGCGGCAAGACGACCGTCACCTGGGAGTCGTCAAATCCCGCGGTGGTGAAAGCGGACGGAACGGTGATTCGGCCGCTCTATGAAACGGGCGATCAAACGGTCACGCTCACGGCGACCGTCACCTACGGCACGGCAAGCGACACCGCGGAAATCCCGCTGACCGTCAAGGCGATGCCATCGTCCGAGACCGTACTCGAGGAGCTTGTCGCCGCGCTGCCCACCTCGGTGACGCCAAGTGAGTGGAAGCAGGACAACTCGGCAAAACAGGATACCAATCTCATTGAACTGGTGCGCTCGAAGGTTCAGGCGATCAACCCGTCCGTCACGGTAGCCGACACCTGTGTTCCGGGTGAGCAGACACAGGTCGCGCCGGATGGGACCATCACCTACGGCGAGAGCAGAGTGAGAAACAAAGAGGTGTCGTTCACCCTCAGCCTCGGCGGGGTGGAGAAGACCTATTCGCCCAAGGTGACAATCAATGCGAGAAAAGCAACAAAGGAGGAGGCATTTGAGGCCGCATGGCTGAGCTTTGACGTCATCAAAGGGGACAATGCCGACGCCGACAACGTCAAGACAGACCTCTCCCTGCCCGCAACCGACCCGGAGGGCTACTACACGGAGCTTGTTTGGACGTCGAGCAATCCCTCGGTGATTGCGGTCGGAGACTATGCGGTAAGCAACGCCTTTGCAGCCAAGGTCACGCGCCCTGGCGTCGGGGAGCCGGCTGCCGAAGTCACGCTGACGGCGCGCATCAATCCGGGCGCATACTGGCAGTATGGGATGGCGCCTGCCGGCCCGACTCCCGAGCCGGGTTATGGAGAAAAGAAGTTTACGGTGAGCGTGCCCGCTGTGACGCAGCAGGAGCAGCAGTCGGCACAGGCGCTTGTCGATGAGGCAGTCGCGCTCTACTCGCTTGACGCCGTCACCGTGCGTGGAACGAAAGACCCGGCCGATCTCATGGCGCTGACCTACAGCATCAACGACATCCCCTACAACTGGAACTATGTCGATGATCTGCCTGGCTTCCGGGAGGAAATGAGGGCAATCACCGTCCGGTGGTCGTCGGAGAACCCGGGCATCGGTACGGTCACTTCGGGCGCGGACATCACAAGGACCTCCGCTGATCAGACCGGCGATATTGTGCTCACGCTGGAATACAACGGGGCCACTGCCGAGCGGCGCTTCCCGACAAAGGTGCTTGCGTTCGGCGCCGCCGAAGCGGCCGCTGAAAACGGGATTTTGCGCAGAGTCGCTGACAGCCTGACCTTTGAGACCATTCGAAAGGACAACACCCAGCGCGGTGAGGTAACCGCCGATCTGCAGGCAATGAAGTCGGCGGTGGCAGGTGAAACGGTGGAGTTTGCCGCTGCCGCCAATTACCACCATGTCGGTGCAAACATCGCCTGGTCGAGCAGCGCCCCCGCGGTCATCTCGGATACTCTCAAGGTGACACGGCCCGCCGAGGACACGGAAGTCACGCTGACAGCGACGCTCACAAGCCCGCGCTTCGCCGCGTGTCCCGGTGTGCAGAGTGTGACAAAGCAGATCGTCGTGACCGTACTCGGCGCCGGGACCGAGCAGGATGAGGCGTCGATTCTGTGGGCGAACATCGCGGCGGCATACGCGCAGAAAGACAGTGCGTTCTGGGAGGCGAGCGGCGAGTGGTGGCACGCCATGGGAATGCGCGCCTGGACGGAGTTGTCGGGCAGGAGCGGGCTTTCAGCCGACGCGCAGCAGACGCTGATCAACAAGACCGTCAAAGCGGTGGCCGAGGGTGAGTCCTCACAGGCAAAGCTCGCCAATCTCCTGGCAAACGCGGTCAATGCCATGAGTGCGCTCGGGCGCGACGCAAGCTCGCTGTGGACTGTCAACCGAACCGAGCTTGATGCGCTCGCGCAGCTTGAGAAAATTGATCTCGATGAGGCCAAACAGGGCTATTACTCCACCATCGCGCCCTATGTGCTCACCGCGCTGCGGCAGGGCGGAGTAACATCCAGCGCAATGGTTGACGCGCACATCGATTACCTGCTCGCAGAGCTTGAGAACGTCAACTGGGGCTGGGGAGCGGACACCCCCGCGATGATTTTACAGGGTCTGACGCCCTTTTATGACCGCCCGCAGGTGAAGACGGCCGTGGATGCGCTCGTGGAGACTCTGTCGGAAAAACAGGGCGACGACGGCAGCTTTGGCAATGCCAACGCCGACGCAATGGTCATCATCGCGCTTGCACAGCTCGGCATCGACCCCGACAGTGACCCGCGCTTTGTCAAGCAGGACACAAGTCTGCTCGACGGGCTTGTATCCCATAAGAACAGCGCGGGCGACGGCTTTTCCAACGACTATGCCACCAAGCAGGCGTTTCTCGCGCTGAGCGCTGCCATGGGAGTCAAAAGATCAGAGGGCCCCTATGACGTCTACGACTGCACAGCGCTCGAAAAGACGCCGGCCTACGCCAACGGCACCGGCAGCACTACGCCGCCGGACCCCTCGGGGGACAGTGATATCACGGTCTATTTCACGCTGAAGAGCGACAGCTCCACCTGGATTTCCCGCACAGCTGTGACGCTCAAAAGCGATGCAAAAGTCTATCACGCCTTTGTCAAGGTTCTCGAGGAGAAAGGCTTTTCCCAGACGGGGGCGCAGAGCGGCTATGTCTCCTCGATCACTACCGCCGCCGGCGAGACGCTCGCGCAGTTTGACCGCGGTGAGAATTCCGGCTGGCTCTACAAAGTCAACGGCACGCTGCCGAGCGTCGGACTGCAGGAGCAGGGGCTCAAAAGCGGCGATGAGATTCTCTTCTACTACACCACCGACTGGACCAAGGATCCGGATGCGGGCAAGTTTGCCGGCGGCACCGTGGTCACACCGGACGAGCCGCAGGTGTTTTCGGATGTGAACGAGGCGCACTGGTACTATGAGGCCGCCGTGTATGTCGCCGAGAACAAGCTCTTTGGCGGCATGGAAGACGGCAGCTTTGGCGCAGACATCGGCATGAGCAGAGCCATGCTGGTCACGGTGCTCTACCGGCTCGCGGGCGAACCGACACCGGGCGGGGCGAGTGAATTTCGCGATGTGCCGCCGCAGAGCTGGTATGCAGAGGCTGCCGCCTGGGCGGGTGAAGCGGGCGTCGTCGAGGGGCTCTCGGGACTCTTTGCCGGCGACGAGGCAATCACGCGCGAGCAATTTGCCGTGATGCTCTACCGCTATGCGCAAAAGCTGGGTCAGGCGCCGGTACAGGGTCAGCCGAGCTATCCCGATGCGGCACAGATTTCAAGCTGGGCTCTTGAGGCGGCCGCGTACTGCGAGAGCAGAGGCCTCATGGTCGGCCGCGACGGCGGCGCGTTTGCCCCGTCGGCTCAGATGACCCGCGCCGAGGCTGCGACCGTTCTGATGCGCTGGCACAAACTGCAGAAGTAA